The following proteins come from a genomic window of Malus sylvestris chromosome 4, drMalSylv7.2, whole genome shotgun sequence:
- the LOC126617879 gene encoding serine/threonine-protein kinase BSK6-like, with the protein MGARCSRFSLCWFHSHLKPTVLESSELDNGGKSDKSIWPTFTEYSLDQMKAATSGFASDNIVSEHGEKAPNVVYKGKLDNGRLIAVKRFNKLAWPDNRQFLEEARSVGSLRSERLANLIGCCCEGEERLLVAEFMAHETLAKHLFHWESQPMRWAMRLRVALYLAQALDYCSGKGRALYHDLNAYRVLFDQDGNPRLSCFGLMKNSRDGKSYSTNLAFTPPEYLRTGRVTQESVIYSFGTLLLDLLSGKHIPPSHALDLIRGKNFLMLMDSALEGNFSNDDGTELVRLASRCLQYEARERPNAKSLVTALMSLQKETEVASHVLMGIAHESASSMQPLALTPFGEACLRMDLTAIHEILEKNGYKDDEGIANELSFQLWTNQMQETLNSKKSGDSAFRAKDFTTAIDSYTQFIDGGTMVSPTVYARRCLSYLMSEMPQEALGDAMQAQVVSPEWPAALYLQAACLFSLGMDNDAQETLKDGTNLEAKKNKT; encoded by the exons ATGGGAGCCCGCTGCTCCAGATTCTCCCTCTGCTGGTTCCACTCCCACCTTAAACCCACCGTCCTCGAATCTTCCGAACTGG ACAATGGGGGCAAAAGCGACAAAAGCATATGGCCGACCTTCACGGAGTACAGCCTCGACCAAATGAAAGCCGCCACGTCTGGCTTCGCCTCCGACAACATAGTCTCCGAGCACGGCGAAAAAGCTCCCAACGTTGTCTACAAGGGAAAGCTCGACAACGGCCGGTTAATTGCCGTCAAGCGATTCAACAAGCTCGCCTGGCCCGACAATCGCCAATTCCTA GAGGAGGCGAGGTCGGTGGGGAGCCTGAGGAGCGAGAGGCTGGCGAATCTGATCGGATGCTGTTGCGAAGGGGAGGAGCGGCTGCTGGTGGCGGAGTTCATGGCGCACGAGACGCTGGCGAAGCACCTGTTCCACTGGGAGAGCCAGCCGATGAGGTGGGCGATGAGGCTGAGGGTGGCGCTGTATCTGGCTCAAGCTCTCGATTACTGCAGTGGTAAAGGTCGTGCCTTGTATCATGATCTCAATGCCTACAGGGTTTTGTTTGATCAG GATGGTAATCCCAGGCTGTCATGCTTTGGCCTCATGAAGAATAGCAGGGATGGCAAGAGTTACAGTACGAACTTGGCTTTCACTCCTCCTGAGTATCTCAGGACAG GTAGGGTGACGCAAGAAAGTGTAATTTACAGCTTCGGAACGTTGTTGCTTGATCTTCTAAGTGGCAAACATATTCCCCCCAGCCAT GCGCTAGATCTAATTCGCGGCAAGAATTTCCTGATGCTAATGGATTCTGCTTTGGAGGGTAATTTCTCAAATGATGACGGAACTGAGTTAGTACGCTTAGCTTCCCGTTGTCTGCAATATGAAGCTCGTGAGCGGCCAAATGCAAAGTCCCTCGTCACTGCTCTCATGTCACTTCAGAAAGAAACAGAG GTTGCATCACATGTTTTGATGGGTATTGCACATGAAAGCGCATCCTCAATGCAGCCATTGGCATTAACACCCTTTGGAGAAGCTTGTTTGAGAATGGATCTCACTGCCATACATGAAATATTGGAAAAGAATGGATACAAGGATGATGAGGGGATTGCTAATGAG CTTTCTTTCCAGCTGTGGACTAATCAAATGCAGGAGACTTTGAATTCTAAGAAGAGTGGAGATTCTGCTTTTCGAGCTAAAGATTTTACAACTGCGATTGATTCCTATACACAA TTCATTGACGGCGGGACCATGGTATCACCCACGGTGTATGCTCGGCGCTGCCTCTCTTACCTGATGAGTGAAATGCCACAAGAAGCTCTGGGGGATGCTATGCAAGCCCAGGTAGTTTCTCCCGAGTGGCCGGCGGCTTTGTACCTTCAAGCAGCTTGCCTCTTCAGCCTTGGCATGGATAATGATGCACAAGAAACACTCAAAGATGGCACAAATTTGGAAGCCAAAAAGAACAAAACTTGA